A genomic window from Pagrus major chromosome 23, Pma_NU_1.0 includes:
- the LOC141020035 gene encoding plexin domain-containing protein 1-like, producing the protein MCFSLVMLFLCLSQTELVRVWAQQQTDNWYSVISQQHEESTGGDSHPHQAQRSSSGHARINRAVLGGGLTIDTLPDNMTHVVEDSGKYYTWRSFGPEDQRTQELWVDMSDVRHGQVRVHGILSNSYKQAVRVALSFDFPFYGHYLRQITIATGGFIFTGDITHRMLTTTQYIAPLMANFDPSYSKDSTVQYLDNGEVFVVQWERVRIPRRESEGAFTFQAALYKTGAITFCYQDIPLSLDVMSSAEHPVKVGLSDAFMVSTPSPQSPGQQSISPQTKRQTIYEYHRVEIDTKKITSFSAVEFTPLPTCLQHDSCDLCLSSNQTSGCSWCNVLQRCSDGMDRHRQEWLDYACSDESKDLTCEDYSRTDTSTDSSITPEIEYVTLSTPLRKGCESDDETKRHIFNTGNDVKTDSSTKTDRLANTGVIAGIAAALVLLLALILLALYINYHTTAPSPLYLIQRRKSCWPSWKFQKQQPGYTEVEGGHEKDSIVEAGPC; encoded by the exons ATGTGTTTCAGTTTGGTGATGctgttcctctgtctctcccaaACAGAGCTGGTGAGAGTTTGGGCTCAACAGCAAACAG ACAACTGGTACAGTGTGATCTCACAGCAGCATGAAGAGTCAACTGGAGGGGATAGTCATCCTCACCAAGCCCAGAGGTCGTCTTCAGGCCACGCTCGGATAAACAGGGCGGTCCTGGGTGGCGGACTAACCATCGACACCCTGCCAGACAACATGACACACGTAGTG GAGGACTCTGGCAAGTACTACACATGGCGTAGTTTTGGCCCAGAAGACCAGCGCACTCAGGAATTATGGGTTGACATGAGTGACGTCCGCCACGGCCAAGTCAGAGTCCATGGCattctgtcaaattcatacaaACAGGCTGTG AGGGTTGCCCTGTCGTTTGACTTTCCCTTTTACGGACATTACCTGAGGCAGATTACCATAGCAACAGGAG GGTTCATCTTCACAGGGGACATTACTCACCGTATGCTGACCACAACGCAGTACATCGCCCCTCTAATGGCTAATTTTGACCCCAGCTACTCCAAAGACTCCACTGTGCAATACCTAGATAATG GTGAGGTGTTTGTCGTCCAGTGGGAGCGGGTCAGAATCCCAAGAAGGGAGTCGGAGGGAGCCTTTACATTTCAGGCTGCGCTTTACAAAACAGGAGCCATCACGTTCTGCTACCAAGAT ATACCTCTGTCATTAGATGTGATGAGTTCAGCTGAGCATCCAGTGAAGGTCGGTTTGTCTGATGCCTTCATGGTCTCGACACCATCTCCTCAATCACCAGGTCAGCAATCAATCAGTCCTCAGA CCAAACGGCAGACGATTTATGAGTACCATCGGGTTGAGATTGACACCAAGAAGATCACCAGCTTCTCTGCAGTTGAGTTCACTCCACTGCCTA CCTGCCTGCAACATGACAGCTGTGATCTCTGCCTCTCATCCAACCAAACCTCTGGTTGCAGCTGGTGCAATGTACTCCAGAG GTGTTCAGATGGCATGGATAGACACAGACAAGAATGGCTGGACTACGCCTGTTCAGATGAG AGCAAAGATCTGACCTGTGAGGATTATTCAAGGACTGACACCTCCACTGACTCATCTATCACACCAGAGATCGAGTATGTGACTTTGTCGACTCCTCTGCGGAAAGGCTGTGAAAGTGACG ACGAGACCAAACGTCACATATTTAATACTGGCAATG ATGTGAAGACAGATTCTTCAACCAAGACTGACAGGTTGGCTAACACAGGAGTGATAGCCGGGATAGCAGCCGCGCTGGTTTTACTTTTGGCTCTGATACTGTTGGCTCTTTACATCAACTACCATACAACTGCACCATCACCACTTTACCTCATCCAG CGACGCAAGAGCTGCTGGCCCTCCTGGAAGTTTCAGAAGCAACAACCTGGTTACACAGAGGTGGAAGGAGGCCATGAAAAAGACAGCATTGTTGAAGCTGGGCCGTGTTGA
- the arl5c gene encoding putative ADP-ribosylation factor-like protein 5C — protein MGFLLTKMMAVFGDREHKVIVVGLDNAGKTTVLYQFLTKEAVHTSPTIGSNVEQITVRNTHFLIWDIGGQENLRASWYSYYCNTEIVILVVDSTDRERLTLTKEELHRMLSHEDLQNAAVLILANKQDVKGSLTAAEISQILTLESITTHSWHVQACCALTGEGLPASLDWMKSRVVAN, from the exons ATGGGGTTTCTTCTGACTAAGATGATGGCTGTGTTCGGTGACAGAG AGCACAAAGTCATTGTTGTGGGTTTGGACAACGCTGGAAAAACAACCGTCCTCTATCAGTT TCTGACGAAGGAGGCCGTCCACACCTCGCCAACCATCGGCAGCAACGTTGAGCAGATCACCGTCCGTAACACGCACTTCTTGATTTGGGATATCGGCGGACAGGAGAACCTCCGGGCCAGCTGGTACTCCTACTACTGCAACACAGAG ATTGTCATTCTGGTTGTGGACAGCACCGACCGCGAGCGTCTCACTCTAACCAAAGAGGAGCTGCATCGGATGCTCTCACATGAG GACCTACAGAATGCAGCCGTCCTTATTCTGGCCAACAAACAAGATGTGAAGGGCTCGCTGACGGCGGCAGAGATCTCCCAGATCCTCACACTCGAGTCCATCACCACACACTCGTGGCATGTTCAAGCCTGCTGTGCCCTGACAGGAGAAGG tCTTCCTGCCAGTCTGGACTGGATGAAGTCACGGGTTGTCGCAAACTAG